The proteins below are encoded in one region of Mycolicibacterium neworleansense:
- a CDS encoding AmiS/UreI family transporter: MGNVGLLLVGVALFVNGLVSVGLVSGRGAAPINLFVGAAQVVLPTLILVQSNGDPGIVNATWPSYLFGFTYLWFGFIQIFEIDPRGFGWYSTFVAAIAAYYAIKSVGADPVFAVIWATWAIMWTLFFVLLGLGVAKVGRLDLGHFTGWFLILLGIPTCTVSAILLLNGIWPTSVAAGSVALVVLLAATALSVVLSRRSAGGEDVVDVAPAGVPEGSVVGSVPQPA, encoded by the coding sequence ATGGGAAACGTCGGGCTGCTTCTCGTCGGTGTGGCGCTGTTCGTCAACGGCCTGGTCTCGGTCGGTCTGGTCAGCGGACGCGGCGCCGCCCCGATCAACCTGTTCGTCGGTGCCGCGCAGGTTGTCCTGCCGACGCTGATTCTCGTACAGTCGAACGGCGATCCCGGCATCGTCAACGCGACCTGGCCGAGCTACCTGTTCGGATTCACCTATCTGTGGTTCGGGTTCATCCAGATCTTCGAGATCGATCCGCGCGGATTCGGTTGGTACAGCACATTCGTCGCGGCCATTGCGGCGTACTACGCGATCAAGAGTGTCGGAGCCGATCCGGTTTTCGCCGTCATCTGGGCCACGTGGGCGATCATGTGGACGCTGTTCTTCGTGCTGTTGGGGCTCGGGGTCGCCAAGGTCGGCCGGCTCGATCTGGGCCACTTCACCGGATGGTTCCTGATCCTGCTCGGCATTCCCACCTGCACTGTGTCGGCGATCCTGCTGTTGAACGGGATCTGGCCGACGTCGGTGGCGGCTGGTTCGGTGGCGTTGGTGGTGCTGTTGGCGGCCACCGCGCTGTCCGTGGTGTTGTCGCGGCGTAGTGCGGGCGGCGAGGATGTGGTCGACGTTGCGCCCGCAGGAGTTCCCGAAGGGTCGGTCGTCGGGAGCGTGCCGCAGCCGGCGTGA
- a CDS encoding cysteine hydrolase, translated as MTALSVESSSRTTPLDPIALDPQELGYPADNRAAIPPLAKQWEGLDFREILSRPAAFLSISQSNSLYKPGGVQYAEGHAYRGSLEATVKVAKAARSAPNFVSFNWIGFSVFRDDYPKTDFDRVQYDGWTGHIDATPEQIAWDNELVGELRELVEPGDNELYEKALQTAFVGTDLPGALSRQRVEVVVLTGIHLDWCVEGNARAARDYGLLPIVIGDATGTAHPDQERAAFERINNFFAPVITSDQFVEWVGR; from the coding sequence GTGACCGCACTCTCCGTCGAGAGCTCTTCTCGAACCACTCCGCTGGATCCGATCGCGCTCGACCCTCAGGAGCTCGGCTACCCGGCCGACAACCGCGCTGCCATCCCGCCGCTGGCCAAACAGTGGGAGGGGCTGGACTTCAGGGAGATCCTGTCCCGGCCCGCGGCGTTCCTGTCGATCAGCCAGTCCAACTCGCTGTACAAACCTGGCGGGGTTCAATACGCCGAAGGGCACGCGTACCGCGGCAGCCTCGAGGCGACCGTGAAGGTGGCCAAGGCCGCGCGCTCGGCGCCGAACTTCGTGTCGTTCAACTGGATCGGGTTCTCGGTGTTCCGCGACGATTACCCGAAGACCGATTTCGACCGGGTGCAATACGACGGCTGGACCGGCCACATCGACGCCACTCCGGAGCAGATCGCCTGGGACAACGAACTCGTGGGCGAGCTGCGTGAGCTGGTTGAGCCCGGTGACAACGAGTTGTACGAGAAGGCACTGCAGACGGCGTTCGTCGGCACCGACTTGCCCGGGGCGTTGAGCCGGCAGCGGGTGGAGGTGGTGGTGCTCACCGGAATCCACCTCGACTGGTGCGTCGAAGGCAATGCACGTGCAGCGCGCGACTACGGCCTGCTGCCCATCGTGATCGGGGATGCAACGGGTACTGCCCATCCCGACCAGGAGCGGGCAGCGTTCGAGCGCATCAACAACTTCTTCGCACCGGTGATCACCTCGGACCAGTTCGTGGAGTGGGTGGGCCGCTGA